The Natronosporangium hydrolyticum nucleotide sequence CCCGCAGCGGCCGGTCGCCGTGCAGCCCATGGTAATGAGCGACCGCGGCGTAGGTCGGCAGAAACATCACGTACGGGTTGTCGTTGTGGCCGTTGCCACGCAGCAGCCCGATGTCGAGCACAGTGGAGACGAGCATGAGGCCGTTGAGGTTCATGCCGTAGGTCCGTTGCAGGTGCCGCGCCAACCCGGCGGCGCGAAGGGTGCCGTATGACTCGCCGCAGAGGTACTTCGGCGACAGCCACCGCCGCTGCCGGGTGGTCCAGAGCCGGATCACCTCGCCGACGGACTCCAGGTCGGCCTGGTAGCCGTGGAACTCCTTGGCCTTCTCACCCTCGGTGGGCCGCGAGTAGCCGGTGGAGACCGGGTCGATGAAGACCAGGTCCGAGTGGGCGAGCAGGGTGTGCGGGTTGTCGACCAGCCCGTACGGCGGTGGGGTCAGCTGCTCGACGTCGCCGCTGTCGGCCAGTCGGGGGCCCAGGAGCCCCAGGTGGAGCCAGACGCTGGAGGAGCCAGGGCCGCCGTTGAAGGCGAAGGTCACCGGCCGCTGCCGGGCATCCGCGTCGTCGAGGGTGTACGCGGTCAGGAAGACCTCTGCCTTGGGCCGGTGCCCCCGGAACTTGTCCTCCTCGGCCACTTCCTGGCGGAGCACCACTCGGCCGCAGGTGGCGGTGTAGGCGAGCTCAGTGCCGTCCGCGATCCGTACGGTATGCCTGGTTACGACCAGCTCGTCGATCGGCGTCGCGGTCTCGCCATTGTCTTTCTGCCCGCCGCTCTTCTCTTCCGGCCCGGAATCACTGCTTTGACGTGATTGCGATCGGGCATCGTTCTGCTCGGCCACCGCACCTCCTCGTGCTCGCGAACACCAACGGTCACGCCCACGATCGGCGCTGCGCGACCATGATCCTCACCGTATACCCCGCTCTGGCGACTCCTGCGAGGCGGCGCTACTTCCACCGGAAGTGCACGAAGAGCCGGCCGAAGTTTTTGGAGTCCTTCTCCACCCGGTGATAGAGCGCCTTGATCTCCTTCTGCTCAAGGAACCGGAGCACCCGCTTCTTCAGCTGCCCCGAACCCTTGCCGGGGATGATCTCGACCATCGGCGCCTTGGTGCGGATCGCCTCGTCGATGATCTCCCGCAACGCTCGGTCGATCTCGGTGCCCCGGTTGTAGACATCGTGGAGATCCAGCTTCAGCTTCACAGTCCTACTATGCCTATGGGTTTAGCTCGCGTCACCCCGGCGTACCAGGTAGTTGTGCAGACATTTCTCCCATATTCGGACTTCGCGGTGACCGCAGCTGTGCTCGACCGCCGCCGGCTCGGCAAGCAGCGGGTCGAGGCGCTGCAGGTCCTCCGCGCAATCACGGTGCCCGGGTACGGCTGGCGTCACCACCCGGCCGCGAAGATGTGGTCCGGTTACCAGGAAGCGCTGGTCTGCTACGGGACCACGATCTGCGCCCGATGGCGTAGCGAGGGTGGCGCCGACACCGTCGCCGCCACCCTCGAACGGGAGTTTGGGCGCCCAGCCCGCAGCCAGGCCGAACTGGCGGCCACGGGTGAGCTGCCGCCCTGGTTGGGCTGGGAACCACTGCACCGCAGCCACCGGTCCGCGTTGCTACGCAAAGACGCCGCGCACTACGGGGAGCTGTTTCGGGATGTCCCCCCGGATCTGCCCTACGAGTGGCCGGTCACTGACCGTTGAGCACCCGGCGCAGCCAGTGCAACCGCGCCGCCTGCGCCGCCTGCGACACCTCGGCGTCGGGAGCGGTGTTGTCGAAGCCGTGGTAACCGCCCGGCCAGACGTGCAGCTCCGCCTCACCCCCGGCCCGCCAGATCCGGACCGCGAAGTCGACGTCCTCGTCCCGGAAGGTCTCGCAGGAGCCCACGTCGATGAAGGCCGGCGGCAGCCCCGAGAGGTCGACGGCCCGGGCCGGGGCGGCGTAGGGCGGCACATCCGGCCCGCCGGCCCGGTCGCC carries:
- a CDS encoding S10 family peptidase, with amino-acid sequence MAEQNDARSQSRQSSDSGPEEKSGGQKDNGETATPIDELVVTRHTVRIADGTELAYTATCGRVVLRQEVAEEDKFRGHRPKAEVFLTAYTLDDADARQRPVTFAFNGGPGSSSVWLHLGLLGPRLADSGDVEQLTPPPYGLVDNPHTLLAHSDLVFIDPVSTGYSRPTEGEKAKEFHGYQADLESVGEVIRLWTTRQRRWLSPKYLCGESYGTLRAAGLARHLQRTYGMNLNGLMLVSTVLDIGLLRGNGHNDNPYVMFLPTYAAVAHYHGLHGDRPLREVLDEAEAYAEREYPYILSRGSRLSAEERAAAVGKLASLTGLSEDYVDRVDLRVEHIRFFTELLRHRRQTVGRLDARFTGWESDYGKEHWSGDPSHEAINGAFTAAFNHYVRDELEFSSDLPYQILSFEVNSSWSYKEFEGISVSVADKLAEAMRGNPHLRVYVGSGYYDGATPYFAADHTVAHLAIPEQLRENLTAEYYPAGHMMYVHEPSRIEQAAHLAAFVNPH
- a CDS encoding Smr/MutS family protein, encoding MKLKLDLHDVYNRGTEIDRALREIIDEAIRTKAPMVEIIPGKGSGQLKKRVLRFLEQKEIKALYHRVEKDSKNFGRLFVHFRWK
- a CDS encoding MSMEG_6728 family protein — translated: MQTFLPYSDFAVTAAVLDRRRLGKQRVEALQVLRAITVPGYGWRHHPAAKMWSGYQEALVCYGTTICARWRSEGGADTVAATLEREFGRPARSQAELAATGELPPWLGWEPLHRSHRSALLRKDAAHYGELFRDVPPDLPYEWPVTDR